A genomic stretch from Coffea arabica cultivar ET-39 chromosome 10c, Coffea Arabica ET-39 HiFi, whole genome shotgun sequence includes:
- the LOC113714769 gene encoding probable pectin methylesterase CGR3 isoform X1, producing the protein MAMAMSRRPINPSRRVADIGGASPVPTSLHSKSRSSPFLSLGLIVVGAILLIGYFYRGSGGFGHIGAVSRVQGDFSCTTEVQQAIPFLKKAYGDSMRKVLHIGPDTCSVVSALLREEDTEAWGLEPYDIEDADHSCKSLVHKGLVRVADIKFSLPYRAKSFSVVIVSDALDYLSPKYLNKTLPELARVSADGLVIFTGFPQHHKAKPTDKSKLGRSAKLRSATWWVRHFVQTSLEENEAAVKKFEQAALRRSYKPSCQIFHLKSYQ; encoded by the exons ATGGCAATGGCAATGTCAAGGAGGCCGATAAATCCATCTAGACGAGTTGCAGATATTGGAGGAGCTTCTCCAGTTCCAACCTCACTTCATTCGAAATCTCGATCTTCACCATTTCTATCTCTTGGACTTATTGTCGTG GGAGCAATCCTTCTTATTGGCTATTTTTATCGTGGCTCAG GTGGCTTTGGTCATATAGGAGCTGTCAGCAGGGTTCAAG GGGATTTCTCATGTACTACAGAGGTTCAACAGGCGATTCCTTTTCTGAAGAAAGCATATGGTGACAGCATGCGCAAGGTGTTGCATATTGGTCCAGATACTTGTTCGGTAGTTTCCGCACTATTAAGAGAGGAGGATACTGAAGCTTGGGGACTGGAGCCATATGATATAGAGGATGCTGATCACAGTTGCAAGAGTCTTGTACATAAGGGTCTTGTTCGTGTGGCTGATATCAAGTTTTCTCTTCCATACAGGGCAAAATCATTTTCTGTTGTGATTGTCTCAGATGCACTGGATTATTTGTCCCCAAAGTATCTGAATAAAACCCTTCCTGAATTGGCAAGGGTTTCAGCTGATGGACTTGTTATTTTCACTG GTTTTCCACAGCATCACAAAGCAAAGCCCACGGATAAATCCAAATTAGGGCGATCT GCTAAACTAAGGAGCGCAACCTGGTGGGTTCGACATTTTGTTCAGACaagtttggaagaaaatgaagctGCCGTGAAAAAGTTTGAACAAGCTGCGTTGAGAAGATCTTACAAGCCAAGTTGCCAAATATTTCACTTGAAGTcatatcaataa
- the LOC113714769 gene encoding probable pectin methylesterase CGR2 isoform X2: protein MAMAMSRRPINPSRRVADIGGASPVPTSLHSKSRSSPFLSLGLIVVGAILLIGYFYRGSGGFGHIGAVSRVQGDFSCTTEVQQAIPFLKKAYGDSMRKVLHIGPDTCSVVSALLREEDTEAWGLEPYDIEDADHSCKSLVHKGLVRVADIKFSLPYRAKSFSVVIVSDALDYLSPKYLNKTLPELARVSADGLVIFTGFPQHHKAKPTDKSKLGRSKQLKASSILLRLKNAGMYH, encoded by the exons ATGGCAATGGCAATGTCAAGGAGGCCGATAAATCCATCTAGACGAGTTGCAGATATTGGAGGAGCTTCTCCAGTTCCAACCTCACTTCATTCGAAATCTCGATCTTCACCATTTCTATCTCTTGGACTTATTGTCGTG GGAGCAATCCTTCTTATTGGCTATTTTTATCGTGGCTCAG GTGGCTTTGGTCATATAGGAGCTGTCAGCAGGGTTCAAG GGGATTTCTCATGTACTACAGAGGTTCAACAGGCGATTCCTTTTCTGAAGAAAGCATATGGTGACAGCATGCGCAAGGTGTTGCATATTGGTCCAGATACTTGTTCGGTAGTTTCCGCACTATTAAGAGAGGAGGATACTGAAGCTTGGGGACTGGAGCCATATGATATAGAGGATGCTGATCACAGTTGCAAGAGTCTTGTACATAAGGGTCTTGTTCGTGTGGCTGATATCAAGTTTTCTCTTCCATACAGGGCAAAATCATTTTCTGTTGTGATTGTCTCAGATGCACTGGATTATTTGTCCCCAAAGTATCTGAATAAAACCCTTCCTGAATTGGCAAGGGTTTCAGCTGATGGACTTGTTATTTTCACTG GTTTTCCACAGCATCACAAAGCAAAGCCCACGGATAAATCCAAATTAGGGCGATCT AAACAATTGAAAGCTTCTTCAATCTTGTTACGCTTGAAGAACGCAGGCATGTATCATTGA